A genomic window from Daphnia carinata strain CSIRO-1 chromosome 9, CSIRO_AGI_Dcar_HiC_V3, whole genome shotgun sequence includes:
- the LOC130697893 gene encoding uncharacterized protein LOC130697893 isoform X2, protein MAAPVRRHKSNNSPIMFEDETPTEANVDNEHVHLEGGGTGDRFRDVRPKWVNPCGGILDDSGIDPDAPPLEDSEIAANAILDVDIALNQIESFKNDFVRSLFRMDFDEMVKTWAHFHYDWLPAYEAVPKVIGAQLVPHQLESLELGATLKKLYLAAQTIAVGLEQVILDRAVYGGDFLEQFATTENKLAMVLCSLQMAMIEKHVEPDADAVRQLMDNKYRDMRSASGRNLRDFVIIRDYINLLEYTHQVLQHFQNGPSGSSS, encoded by the exons ATGGCCGCACCAGTCCGACGTCACAAGAGCAACAATAGTCCGATCATGTTCGAAGATGAAACGCCTACAGAGGCCAATGTTGATAATGAACACGTTCACCTTGAAG gagGTGGAACAGGTGATCGATTCCGCGACGTCCGGCCAAAGTGGGTCAATCCGTGCGGTGGCATTCTTGACGATTCCGGCATAGACCCGGATGCCCCGCCACTCGAAGATTCCGAAATTGCCGCCAATGCCATCCTGGACGTTGACATTGCTCTCAACCAGATTGAATCCTTCAAAAACGACTTT GTGCGATCGCTCTTCCGGATGGACTTTGACGAGATGGTCAAAACCTGGGCACACTTCCATTACGATTGGCTGCCGGCCTACGAGGCTGTGCCTAAGGTCATCGGAGCCCAGCTCGTCCCTCATCAACTCGAATCCCTCGAG TTGGGAGCAACGTTGAAAAAGTTATACCTGGCTGCTCAGACGATAGCCGTCGGTCTGGAACAGGTCATTCTAGACAGAGCGGTTTACGGTGGCGATTTCCTGGAACAATTTGCCACAACGGAGAATAAACTCGCAATG GTCCTGTGTTCGCTGCAGATGGCCATGATCGAGAAACACGTTGAGCCAGATGCTGACGCTGTTCGTCAGTTGATGGACAACAAATACCGCGATATGCGGAGCGCCTCGGGTCGCAATCTCCGAGATTTTGTTATCATTCGAGACTACATCAACCTGCTGGAATACACTCATCAAGTTTTGCAACACTTTCAAAATGGGCCGTCTGGATCGAGTAGCtga
- the LOC130697893 gene encoding uncharacterized protein LOC130697893 isoform X1, producing MMSSSEFVIVAQPITVRRIVIAKRRLPLFSFKHIGQQARTVSWIVFIICCATRNVMAAPVRRHKSNNSPIMFEDETPTEANVDNEHVHLEGGGTGDRFRDVRPKWVNPCGGILDDSGIDPDAPPLEDSEIAANAILDVDIALNQIESFKNDFVRSLFRMDFDEMVKTWAHFHYDWLPAYEAVPKVIGAQLVPHQLESLELGATLKKLYLAAQTIAVGLEQVILDRAVYGGDFLEQFATTENKLAMVLCSLQMAMIEKHVEPDADAVRQLMDNKYRDMRSASGRNLRDFVIIRDYINLLEYTHQVLQHFQNGPSGSSS from the exons atgatgTCATCAAGTGAATTTGTGATTGTCGCCCAACCGATTACAGTCAGACGGATCGTGATCGCTAAACGACGTCTACCTCTGTTTAGTTTCAAACACATTGGTCAAC aaGCACGAACTGTCAGTTGGATCGTTTTCATCATCTGCTGTGCAACGAGAAACGTCATGGCCGCACCAGTCCGACGTCACAAGAGCAACAATAGTCCGATCATGTTCGAAGATGAAACGCCTACAGAGGCCAATGTTGATAATGAACACGTTCACCTTGAAG gagGTGGAACAGGTGATCGATTCCGCGACGTCCGGCCAAAGTGGGTCAATCCGTGCGGTGGCATTCTTGACGATTCCGGCATAGACCCGGATGCCCCGCCACTCGAAGATTCCGAAATTGCCGCCAATGCCATCCTGGACGTTGACATTGCTCTCAACCAGATTGAATCCTTCAAAAACGACTTT GTGCGATCGCTCTTCCGGATGGACTTTGACGAGATGGTCAAAACCTGGGCACACTTCCATTACGATTGGCTGCCGGCCTACGAGGCTGTGCCTAAGGTCATCGGAGCCCAGCTCGTCCCTCATCAACTCGAATCCCTCGAG TTGGGAGCAACGTTGAAAAAGTTATACCTGGCTGCTCAGACGATAGCCGTCGGTCTGGAACAGGTCATTCTAGACAGAGCGGTTTACGGTGGCGATTTCCTGGAACAATTTGCCACAACGGAGAATAAACTCGCAATG GTCCTGTGTTCGCTGCAGATGGCCATGATCGAGAAACACGTTGAGCCAGATGCTGACGCTGTTCGTCAGTTGATGGACAACAAATACCGCGATATGCGGAGCGCCTCGGGTCGCAATCTCCGAGATTTTGTTATCATTCGAGACTACATCAACCTGCTGGAATACACTCATCAAGTTTTGCAACACTTTCAAAATGGGCCGTCTGGATCGAGTAGCtga
- the LOC130697889 gene encoding uncharacterized protein LOC130697889 — translation MRYAAPVAMPAGLGEWLGAELEARGVEAASLYARAVLSILLHSEVAEAEAELELDPDTQRAWNPRAAFELELRLERHTKETRRGRPSKKNFAAKSCGTGHHLSKRSSNMATNNGRNQGQYATLRRRPHSWNGDEEALKKCAAIECLLSATDDGQWGPVEKLVDELCARLKLLQLEQSGGAGDVKQRWTNHGSAPECFEAASSSDSDSFTSVSSPEGGDPAEHYRQAFPPLEYLSDSDQVSTQLVTEPIWNVRKSADKTQQTRVRFVRMPGTRLSPPPNPPLAIVDSSSSQQVEVYGESCASEAYFGDCSRDSSLERAPTPPVNSCTANSNTKGRLYERGSGFDGEDGAALLSDVLNNAFKSFCQLHEDEYPVLCSESPVTQNVGTLNDWKSESDWSHPVGDASNIWAPVESDWALMGPEPTTPWLSDLVAKSSADTAVQLSLALLNHHPEKSGFSPVLARSLQKALPKSSKLLEWLANLATSGEVGKGDPDEQEVEHILKETERAEDEEEENLLTSPKTHFCPIQQEGDVEVQVSDGATFDVDAQPEEVHFLRSPSGALYLPDCEENGDGWKGWAKYMVYKLPPSPSPLPLPSDQTEQEQQTSRSATPFTLKFRVVQTEKCCQTDSRLSINPDKMSSVTPRAISYPFSASLTTSHSLLDVGDVWKFDAEAVNKELKEDLKGDVEIGDKKDENEEKEVIVGKEEEMDGLLNEVWNVATTLNHDGDDEELVDGGINSPSVDVLETTADIDPVPDVKVVLVPAETAPVEEDVSEYTLDELWDPFEDESGRVDQVDVCEWIPQSYGLADDGCEQWADPDALAGSWPPPNIPVEYLDDEFFEEIYGSLDSMKTSETTGGAGKNSRRRRRRSSQKQQTARRPKRPCSFFVEGECRRPDCKFSHDLGTITCRFWIESSCFKGEECPFLHGLPVADNSRDRNRSCSDAELSESCGSEDAVEFPHKFGRAGKSSHGRKKFQFDLEADFPSLSQAKINNQTGDPKPSRSGPGPLISQSRPIAITQGFAAADHTSTTAGSSLENGAGEMPANSGLKRRRKRFPCQRVSAFNFVGTSTESSPGETVSINVVPAGKRSRKVAKVTLCTTTAGYKRQEKVSKRNVEAIGVVTQSERRRTKSEHDNGSVIVVHGGIGSRLRLSSSYKEG, via the exons ATGCGTTACGCAGCTCCCGTTGCCATGCCTGCCGGCTTAGGTGAGTGGCTTGGCGCCGAACTGGAAGCCAGAGGCGTTGAAGCCGCATCACTCTACGCCCGCGCTGTCTTGTCCATCTTGCTCCACTCGGAAGTGGCTGAGGCCGAAGCCGAGCTCGAGCTCGATCCCGATACACAGCGCGCCTGGAACCCGCGCGCCGCATTCGAACTGGAATTGCGGTTGGAGCGCCATACGAAGGAAACGAGACGCGGACGGCCGTCGAAGAAGAATTTTGCAGCCAAAAGTTGCGGCACTGGCCATCATCTCTCTAAACGGTCGAGCAATATGGCCACCAACAA tggACGTAACCAGGGACAATATGCGACGCTGAGGAGGCGTCCACATTCGTGGAACGGCGATGAGGAGGCGCTGAAGAAGTGCGCCGCCATTGAGTGCCTGCTCTCGGCCACGGACGACGGCCAGTGGGGCCCTGTTGAGAAGTTGGTTGATGAACTCTGCGCCCGTCTCAAACTGCTCCAGCTGGAGCAGAGCGGCGGCGCCGGTGACGTCAAGCAGCGCTGGACCAACCACGGCAGCGCTCCCGAATGTTTTGAAGCGGCCAGCTCCTCCGACTCGGACTCGTTTACCAGCGTCTCGTCGCCAGAAGGCGGCGATCCGGCCGAACACTACCGCCAGGCTTTCCCCCCGCTCGAGTACCTCTCTGACTCTGATCAGGTA AGCACCCAGTTGGTGACTGAACCGATATGGAACGTTCGCAAATCTGCCGACAAGACCCAGCAGACGCGTGTCCGTTTTGTCCGGATGCCCGGAACACGTTTGTCACCGCCTCCCAATCCCCCGTTAGCCATAGTTGATTCGTCCTCTTCTCAACAAGTCGAGGTCTATGGCGAGTCTTGCGCTTCGGAGGCTTACTTTGGGGATTGTTCTAGAGATAGTTCCCTTGAGCGAGCCCCGACCCCGCCCGTCAATAGTTGCACCGCCAACAGCAACACCAAAGGGCGTCTTTACGAACGAGGCAGCGGATTCGATGGGGAAGATGGGGCTGCACTTTTGAGCGACGTGCTGAACAATGCCTTCAAGTCGTTCTGTCAGCTTCACGAAGACGAATATCCCGTCCTCTGCTCGGAATCGCCTGTCACTCAAAATGTGGGTACTCTGAATGATTGGAAAAGCGAATCTGATTGGAGTCATCCGGTTGGAGATGCTAGCAATATTTGGGCTCCGGTCGAGTCGGATTGGGCTTTAATGGGGCCCGAGCCAACGACGCCATGGCTTTCCGATTTGGTGGCGAAATCGTCCGCAGATACAGCTGTCCAGCTGAGCTTGGCTCTGCTGAATCATCATCCGGAGAAGAGCGGATTCAGCCCCGTGTTGGCCAGATCGCTGCAAAAGGCTCTGCCCAAGAGCAGCAAGTTGTTGGAATGGTTGGCCAATCTCGCTACTTCCGGAGAAGTTGGAAAAGGTGACCCTGACGAGCAAGAAGTGGAACACATTTTGAAGGAGACTGAGCGGgccgaagacgaggaagaagagaatCTCCTCACGTCGCCAAAGACCCACTTCTGTCCCATTCAACAAGAAGGGGATGTGGAAGTCCAG GTGAGCGACGGAGCAACGTTTGATGTGGACGCTCAGCCGGAAGAAGTTCACTTTCTGCGCAGCCCTAGTGGCGCTCTTTACCTACCAGATTGTGAGGAGAACGGTGACGGATGGAAGGGCTGGGCCAAGTACATGGTCTACAAGTTACCGCCTTCCCCAAGTCCGTTGCCGTTGCCTTCAGATCAGACAGAACAGGAGCAACAGACCAGCCGCTCGGCCACTCCGTTTACATTGAAATTTCGTGTCGTTCAAACGGAAAAGTGCTGTCAAACAGATTCGAGGCTATCCATCAATCCTG ATAAAATGTCCTCTGTAACACCTCGGGCCATCTCGTATCCGTTTTCAGCGTCTTTGACTACTAGCCATAGTTTGCTGGATGTAGGAGATGTGTGGAAGTTCGATGCGGAAGCTGTTAACAAAGAGCTGAAAGAAGATCTGAAAGGAGACGTTGAAATCGGAGATAAAAAAGATGAGAACGAGGAAAAGGAGGTGATCGTTGGCAAAGAGGAAGAGATGGACGGTCTGTTGAACGAAGTTTGGAACGTTGCCACGACTCTCAATCACGATGGCGATGACGAAGAACTTGTCGATGGTGGCATTAACTCGCCATCCGTTGATGTGTTAGAGACCACTGCTGACATTGACCCAGTTCCCGATGTGAAGGTTGTGCTGGTGCCAGCGGAAACGGCACCTGTTGAAGAGGATGTTAGCGAATACACTCTGGACGAACTGTGGGATCCATTCGAGGATGAAAGTGGACGTGTTGACCAAGTCGACGTTTGCGAATGGATACCACAGTCCTACGGCTTGGCGGATGACGGTTGCGAACAGTGGGCTGATCCGGATGCCTTGGCGGGATCGTGGCCGCCGCCCAACATCCCCGTCGAGTACCTGGACGACGAGTTTTTCGAAGAAATTTACGGCTCTTTGGATTCGATGAAAACTTCGGAGACGACTGGCGGCGCTGGAAAGAACAGTCGCCGTCGAAGGCGTCGCAGCAGCCAAAAGCAGCAGACGGCCCGGCGTCCCAAACGCCCTTGCAGTTTCTTTGTCGAAGGTGAATGTCGCCGGCCCGATTGCAAGTTTTCACACGATCTTGGTACGATAACGTGCAGATTCTGGATCGAGTCCTCTTGTTTTAAAG GTGAAGAATGTCCGTTTCTACATGGTCTACCAGTTGCCGATAATTCGCGCGATCGGAACCGCAGCTGCTCAGATGCCGAATTGTCGGAAAGCTGTGGCTCCGAGGATGCTGTGGAATTTCCGCATAAGTTTGGCCGTGCTGGTAAATCCAGTCACGGCCGTAAGAAGTTCCAGTTCGATTTGGAAGCCGACTTCCCATCGCTTTCGCAGGCTAAAATCAACAACCAAACGGGTGACCCGAAACCATCACGTTCCGGGCCCGGTCCGTTGATCAGCCAGTCTCGTCCCATCGCCATCACGCAAGGCTTTGCCGCTGCCGACCACACTTCGACCACTGCCGGATCCTCCTTGGAGAATGGAGCGGGTGAAATGCCGGCCAACAGTGGATTGAAACGGCGTCGCAAACGCTTCCCATGCCAACGCGTCAGCGCTTTCAACTTT gtAGGAACTTCGACTGAATCTTCTCCTGGTGAAACAGTTTCTATCAACGTTGTGCCGGCCGGGAAACGATCCCGCAAAGTGGCCAAAGTGACTCTGTGCACAACCACGGCTGGATATAAACGCCAAGAGAAGGTCAGTAAGAGGAATGTCGAGGCCATCGGCGTCGTGACGCAATCGGAGCGGCGACGCACTAAATCGGAGCACGACAATGGCAGCGTGATTGTCGTTCACGGGGGAATAGGGTCGCGTCTGCGTCTCTCTTCCAGTTACAAAGAAGGTTAA